From the genome of Deferribacteraceae bacterium V6Fe1:
AAACCCAAAAATAAGCCATACCATACGGCATTCAATGATGACTTTTTTCCATAAATCTGGTTAAAAAGGAAGTACTGAGATAAGATTGTAAAAAGTGTCAGGTATATGTCCGTAGAGACTATTCTTGAAACAGCTATAAACAAAAGTGAAGCTGAAAGTATATAAACGGAATTTTCAGCTTTGACTTTATCTTTTAATAAAATATTAGCTAATTTGTAAGTCATAAAGAGTATTATAGCAGAAGCAAGCACTCCAAAAATTCTAACACCGAATCCGCTAACCCCAAACAATTTAATCCCAGCAGCATTTATCCAATAGGTAAAAGGTGGCTTATGAAAATGTTTTATCCCGTTAAAATGAGGCTCCAAATAATTTCCTGAAGCAGCCATCTCCCATGCAATTTCAGCATATCTGGCTTCGGTAGTTTCAAAAAGAGGTATGTTGTTAATCGGGAATGCCGCAATAATAAAATAAATAATGATGAACCAATAAATATTTTTATTACGCATTTAACTTTGCTCTTTCTTTTTTGATAAAATATAAGTTTCTGATATAAATTATAAATCCTGTGGACTGCCCGACTATAAAGACAATATCCTTGCGCAGAATAGCATATATTAGCAGGCACACACTGCCAAGCAAACTAAAGTACCAAAAAGCCACTGGTATTACACTCTTTCTTTGTTTTTCAGAGTATATCCATTGAACAAAAAATCTCATAAAAAAGAAGAATTGTCCCGTAAAACCTATTATTAAAAGTGTTGTCTCTGTTAAGTTCATCTTTCTTCCTTTATCTTAATGTCGAGGTAACGCTTAATCATCCATCTCACTGCAATTAAATCGTAAAAACCTTCAATAGCTCTGTTAAGATTATTGTATTTAGATACACCGACTTCCCGTTTTCTATGATTTACAGGTATTTCTACCACTTTAGCACCTTCAAGCCTCATAAGTGTAGGTAAAAATCTATGCAACCCTCTAAACATTTTAATTTTCTTCAAAATACTTGCCCTCATAATCTTTAGAGCACAACCGGTATCGTGAATAGTTTCATTTGTCATTTTATTCCTGACAAAATTTCCTATTTTGCTTCCAATTTTTTTTGAAATGGTATCTTGTCTGTTTTTTCTCCAGCCATTTACCATATCATACTGCCCGTATAGTTTTATCATTTCAATCAAGTCTCTTGGATCATTTTGCAAGTCTGCATCCATTGTAATTATAACCTCTTTTTCGGCTTTTTGAAACCCTGCGTAAAGTGCGGCGGATTGCCCTCTATTTTCAAGAAATGAAATATATTTTACGCATTTGTCAATCAATGCGATGTCTTTAATTTCATCAAAACTGCCGTCA
Proteins encoded in this window:
- a CDS encoding glycosyltransferase family 2 protein, whose translation is MHEISFVIPVYNEEGNIKPLYKEVKNIADTIASSYEIIFVDDASTDGSFDEIKDIALIDKCVKYISFLENRGQSAALYAGFQKAEKEVIITMDADLQNDPRDLIEMIKLYGQYDMVNGWRKNRQDTISKKIGSKIGNFVRNKMTNETIHDTGCALKIMRASILKKIKMFRGLHRFLPTLMRLEGAKVVEIPVNHRKREVGVSKYNNLNRAIEGFYDLIAVRWMIKRYLDIKIKEER
- a CDS encoding lipid-A-disaccharide synthase N-terminal domain-containing protein, coding for MNLTETTLLIIGFTGQFFFFMRFFVQWIYSEKQRKSVIPVAFWYFSLLGSVCLLIYAILRKDIVFIVGQSTGFIIYIRNLYFIKKERAKLNA